DNA from Coriobacteriaceae bacterium:
TACTCAGTATAGTGAGTGAAATCACTCAGTGTACTGAGTATTTTGACTTGGGCGTTGGATGGGTGCTCGGCCGCCGCGTGCGATGGTGAAAACCGGGCCAGGCCTTACCAGCGGATATGCATGCAGGAGGGGCTTCCAATTTTCATGTCCCGCTCATATCGTCTGTCAGAAACCTGACGAATGACCTGTCCCCCTGTCATGCCCTTGTCACAAAATCTATTAACGGGACCGTCAAATTTCCTCATGCATTTTCTGACGGTACCGCGGTTCCCGCATGATTTTTGGCGCTTGCGCTTCAGGCGGCTTTATCCATTGATGTCAGCTGTGCCCTCAATCAGCAGAAGTTGGTTTACATCTGTCACGTTAGTACTAAGATATTCATCTAATAAATTGCATTAGTGGCTTTAGTTTTGGGGGAAACGAGGCAACGTGACTATGACATGCTCTTTGGTGGTTAACAGCAAGAGCGGTAATACCAGGATGGTTTCGGGCGCGATCAAGCGCGCTCTGCAGGCTGCGGGTGTTGAGTTTGTCCATGCCGCGGCGTTGAGCGACGATGCGGATGCAAATCAGGTTGCGCTCGAGGCGCAGGGCGCCTGCGCGGCCGACACGGTGCTCGTCGGTTTTTGGTGCGACAAGGGCGCGTGCACGCCTTCGGTCGCGGCGCTGCTCTCCGCCTTGCACGGCAAGCGCGTCTTTCTGTTTGGCACCTGCGGTTTTGGCGCCGACCAGAGCTATTACCAGCAGATTATCGACCGCGTATCGTCTAACTTGGCCAATGATGCCGAGCTTGCGGGCTGGGCGATGTGCCAGGGCAAGATGGGCCCCGCGGTCAAGCAGCGTTACGAGGCAATGCTTGAGCAAGAACCCGAAAACGCGCGCTATAAGATGCTGCTCGACAACTGGTTTGCCGCAAAGGACCATCCCACCAAGGAAGATTTGGACAACATGGCCACAGCCGCAAAGAAGGCCGTGCTGGGGGAGTAGCTCCCATCGCTGACGGCGGTCGGTCCATCTTTCTAAATGTAACGTCCTCCCGGGCGTCGGGGCACGAAGTTCCCTGCTCTACAGTCCTGCGCAAGACGAAGGCCACATTAAGTGGCCTTCTTTGCGTGCGGAACTCGCGATGAACTTCGTGCCCCGCCGTCCGGGAGGACGCCTCTTTATTGATGGGAGGCCTGATAGGTCGATGGTTCCGTGCCCGGATGCGTCCAAAGTGGGACGGGCTTTCCGGATGGGCAGGCTTTCGAAAAATGCGTCCCGGAATTTGCCTTTGGAATGGGACGTAGTTTCCCGTTGAGGTGCTTTGCGGAAAGTGCATCCCACTCTGGGCGGCCGAAGTGGGACACACTTTCCCAAAGGCGCTCCAACGGGAAATTGCGTCCCATTATTCGGTCAAGAAACGGGATGCATTTTCCCAATGAGAGCAAAACCGGAAAATGCATCCCACAATCAGCCCTCAAAGTGGGACGCCGTTTCCCAATGAGGCTCAAGCGGAAAATGCATCCCGGAATTTGCGCTCAAAGTGGGATGCGGTTTCCGGTTGAGGGTCTAAGGGGAAAGTGCGTCCCAGAATCGACGCTTGAAATGGGATGCAGTTTCCCGATGAGGCACTCGACGGAAAATACATCCTAGAAATGGCCTTTGAGCTGGGATAAGATTTCCGCGGCATCTCGGATTCTCAAAAATGAGACACGCCGTTGGCGAAAATGAGACACGTGATATCGGGCATCGGA
Protein-coding regions in this window:
- a CDS encoding flavodoxin family protein, whose amino-acid sequence is MTCSLVVNSKSGNTRMVSGAIKRALQAAGVEFVHAAALSDDADANQVALEAQGACAADTVLVGFWCDKGACTPSVAALLSALHGKRVFLFGTCGFGADQSYYQQIIDRVSSNLANDAELAGWAMCQGKMGPAVKQRYEAMLEQEPENARYKMLLDNWFAAKDHPTKEDLDNMATAAKKAVLGE